A window of the Cannabis sativa cultivar Pink pepper isolate KNU-18-1 chromosome X, ASM2916894v1, whole genome shotgun sequence genome harbors these coding sequences:
- the LOC115712436 gene encoding uncharacterized protein LOC115712436: MGGDVSGSGSRCSSSGSGSGNGNSNGGGGSMMRLGQLTFAEPQYVGAKTSVWWDIENCQVPKSCDPHAIAQNISSALVKINYCGPVSISAYGDTHNIPSSVQQALSSTGIALNHVPAGVKDASDKKILVDMLFWAVDNPAPANYLLISGDRDFSNALHQLRMRRYNILLAQPQKASAALIAAAKSVWLWTSLSSGGSPLTTGESCQLVNGSQVSQPFKPEASQFSAPAEMHQTSQPMCYQGYQETLPIPNQKPSNVGRGVDPKTKGRNNKKNPSQPTVSRASSVPTSMHEIKNNDYPFQPEQSQGKNFKKAPHEYFGGGGGSNGNHNISNPPNHYPSPRMPNSNNPHMQPPPFGSDNRFHPNPHFRPPPPRPDGPRFSSAPPRPAPLNVPDIGKLGINQNNIYAQNPPNVQNRTGEDFKPSSTESQNPNSFNAPQKGHNFQSGQAFHHDAMNNRYPRSSEFSPSPAPFGAKNVANNGVWGTQGCAPPSEYVQGLIGVILLALNSLKLEKIMPTEVNITDCIRFGDPKHRNTDVRKALDCAIEQHMVVKQNLGAVQLYVGKNEKLWKCVNTIGGNLNLYPKTTWDRIQKFITSSSGRSAVLASQCKYEAALILRKSCLEELSLGESLQVLNLIIGVKKWINHHHSGWQPIIITLAETKSDIATEVDA; this comes from the exons ATGGGTGGAGATGTGAGCGGCAGCGGAAGCAGATGTAGCAGCAGTGGCAGCGGCAGCGGCAACGGCAATAGCAACGGCGGCGGTGGTAGCATGATGAGACTGGGACAACTCACCTTCGCGGAGCCGCAGTACGTCGGGGCCAAGACTTCGGTGTGGTGGGATATAGAGAATTGTCAGGTCCCTAAAAGTTGTGACCCTCACGCCATAGCCCAGAACATTAGTTCTGCCCTCGTCAAGATTAATTACTGTGGCCCCGTCTCCATCTCCGCCTATGGCGACACTCATAACATCCCCTCTTCTGTCCAGCAAGCCCTTTCTAGCACTGGCATAGCCCTTAATCATGTTCCTGCCG GTGTGAAAGATGCTAGTGATAAGAAAATCTTAGTGGATATGCTGTTTTGGGCCGTGGATAATCCGGCGCCTGCGAATTACTTACTTATTTCCGGAGATAGGGATTTTTCTAATGCTCTTCATCAGTTACGGATGAGGAGGTATAATATTCTTCTAGCACAGCCGCAAAAAGCTTCTGCTGCTCTCATTGCTGCAGCCAAGAGTGTATGGCTTTGGACGAGCCTCTCATCTGGAGGATCTCCACTTACCACTGGTGAATCATGTCAGCTTGTTAACGGGAGCCAAGTTAGCCAACCATTTAAACCCGAGGCTTCTCAATTCTCAGCGCCTGCTGAAATGCACCAGACTAGTCAACCGATGTGTTACCAAGGTTACCAAGAAACTCTACCAATTCCAAACCAGAAGCCTTCCAACGTTGGAAGGGGTGTTGACCCAAAAACTAAGGGAAGAAACAACAAGAAAAATCCAAGCCAGCCCACTGTATCAAGAGCCTCAAGTGTGCCAACAAGCATGCATGAGATTAAGAACAATGACTACCCCTTTCAGCCAGAACAATCGCAGGGAAAAAACTTTAAGAAAGCACCACATGAATACTTTGGTGGTGGTGGAGGCAGTAATGGAAACCATAATATAAGCAATCCCCCAAATCACTACCCTTCCCCAAGGATGCCAAACTCAAACAATCCCCATATGCAACCTCCCCCTTTCGGATCCGATAACCGGTTTCATCCTAATCCCCATTTTCGGCCACCTCCTCCCAGGCCCGATGGTCCTAGATTTTCTTCCGCTCCTCCCAGGCCCGCTCCACTTAATGTGCCTGATATTGGTAAGTTAGGTATCAATCAGAACAACATTTATGCACAGAATCCACCTAATGTCCAAAATCGAACTGGAGAAGACTTTAAACCTTCCTCTACTGAGTCACAGAATCCAAATAGTTTTAATGCACCTCAGAAGGGCCATAATTTCCAAAGTGGCCAAGCGTTTCATCATGATGCAATGAACAATAGGTATCCTCGCAGCTCTGAATTTTCACCTTCCCCAGCTCCATTTGGTGCAAAAAATGTTGCTAATAATGGTGTTTGGGGAACTCAAGGATGTGCGCCACCTTCAGAATATGTTCAAGGTCTTATTGGCGTTATTTTACTTGCCCTGAATAGTTTGAAACTCGAGAAAATTATGCCTACTGAAGTAAACATTACTGATTGCATTCGATTTGGGGATCCAAAACACCGCAATACTGATGTAAGGAAGGCTTTGGACTGTGCAATAGAACAACATATGGTAGTGAAGCAGAACTTAGGTGCTGTGCAGTTGTATGTTGGCAAAAATGAGAAATTATGGAAGTGTGTAAATACTATAGGGGGAAATCTTAATCTTTACCCTAAAACCACATGGGATCGGATACAGAAGTTTATAACATCCTCAAGTGGACGTTCTGCCGTACTGGCTTCTCAATGCAA ATATGAAGCAGCTTTAATTCTTAGAAAATCATGCTTGGAAGAGCTTTCCTTGGGCGAATCACTCCAGGTCTTGAATTTGATAATTGGTGTGAAAAAATGGATTAATCATCACCATTCAGGATGGCAACCTATTATAATTACCCTTGCAGAGACTAAATCTGATATAGCTACAGAAGTTGATGCTTGA